The genomic interval TCGAAAGCGGCGTCGCCGCCGACGAGGTCGACGTTGAGGCGACGCGAGATGCGGGTCGCGGGTCCGGTGTAACGAGCCATTTCAGTTCTCCCTTACGTGATTCTCGTCAGACCCGGCGGCGCTTGGGCGGACGGCAGCCGTTGTGCGGCTGAGGAGTGACGTCAGAAATGGTGCCGACCTCGAGCCCGGTGGCCTGCAGCGAGCGGATCGCGGTCTCACGGCCTGATCCCGGTCCCTTGACGAACACGTCGACCTTCTTGACGCCGTGCTCCTGCGCCTTGCGGGCGGCGTTCTCGGCCGCCATCTGCGCGGCGAACGGAGTCGACTTGCGGGAGCCCTTGAAGCCCACGTGGCCGGCCGAGGCCCAGCTGATCACGTTGCCCTGGGGGTCGGTGATCGAGACGATCGTGTTGTTGAACGTGCTCTTGATGTGAGCGTGGCCGTGCGCGACGTTCTTCTTCTCTTTGCGACGGACCTTCTTCACGCCGCCTGCGGCGCGG from Jatrophihabitans sp. carries:
- the rpsK gene encoding 30S ribosomal protein S11, with translation MPPKTRAAGGVKKVRRKEKKNVAHGHAHIKSTFNNTIVSITDPQGNVISWASAGHVGFKGSRKSTPFAAQMAAENAARKAQEHGVKKVDVFVKGPGSGRETAIRSLQATGLEVGTISDVTPQPHNGCRPPKRRRV